Proteins encoded together in one Hymenobacter monticola window:
- a CDS encoding pyridoxal phosphate-dependent aminotransferase: MQVPVASRLAHTGEYYFSRKLRELTALNAAGANIINLGIGSPDLPPHPSVTAALAASAAQPHAHGYQGYQGTPALRGAMAEFYQRHYGVALDPASEILPLLGSKEGLMHVAMTFLEAGDAVLIPNPGYPTYRAVAEISGAEVREYDLTAATGWLPDLDALAASDLSRVKLMLVNYPHMPTGTAADVAFLTRLVAFAQAHGILLVHDNPYGFILNETPPLSLLAVPGAREVAMELNSLSKSHNLAGWRVGMLCGRADLVATVLRFKSNMDSGMFLPVQQAAVAALALGEQWFWELNATYRFRRALVLALLRALGCEPAAGQVGLFVWAAVPAEYADGYALSDAVLAGARVFLTPGGIFGSNGRSYVRASLCQPESVLCEALARVRKWRNASHASATLGMTA, encoded by the coding sequence ATGCAAGTTCCCGTTGCCAGCCGCCTAGCCCACACCGGCGAATACTACTTCTCGCGTAAGCTGCGCGAGCTGACAGCTTTGAATGCGGCCGGCGCCAACATCATCAACCTCGGTATTGGCAGCCCCGATTTGCCGCCGCACCCGAGCGTGACGGCCGCCCTCGCTGCCAGCGCTGCCCAGCCCCACGCCCACGGCTACCAGGGCTACCAGGGCACGCCGGCCCTGCGCGGCGCCATGGCCGAGTTTTACCAGCGGCACTACGGCGTGGCGCTCGACCCGGCCAGCGAAATCCTGCCCCTGCTGGGCTCCAAAGAAGGCCTGATGCACGTGGCCATGACCTTTCTGGAAGCCGGCGACGCGGTGCTCATCCCCAACCCTGGCTACCCCACCTACCGCGCCGTGGCCGAAATCAGCGGGGCCGAAGTGCGCGAATACGACCTCACGGCCGCTACCGGCTGGCTGCCCGACCTGGATGCCCTGGCCGCGTCCGACCTCTCGCGGGTGAAGCTCATGCTGGTGAACTACCCGCACATGCCCACCGGCACTGCGGCCGACGTGGCCTTCCTGACGCGGCTGGTGGCCTTTGCCCAAGCCCACGGCATTCTGCTGGTGCACGACAACCCCTACGGCTTCATTCTGAATGAAACGCCGCCCCTGAGCCTGCTGGCCGTGCCCGGCGCCCGCGAGGTAGCGATGGAACTGAACTCGCTCAGCAAGAGCCACAACCTGGCCGGCTGGCGCGTGGGCATGTTGTGCGGCCGCGCCGACCTCGTGGCCACCGTGCTGCGCTTCAAGAGCAACATGGATTCGGGCATGTTTCTGCCGGTGCAGCAGGCGGCGGTGGCCGCCCTGGCGCTGGGCGAGCAATGGTTTTGGGAACTGAACGCCACCTACCGCTTCCGCCGCGCGCTGGTGCTGGCGCTGCTGCGCGCGCTGGGCTGCGAACCGGCCGCTGGCCAGGTGGGCCTGTTCGTGTGGGCCGCCGTGCCGGCCGAATACGCCGACGGCTACGCCCTGAGCGACGCCGTGCTGGCCGGAGCGCGGGTGTTTCTGACGCCAGGCGGCATTTTCGGTAGCAATGGCCGGAGCTACGTGCGGGCCAGCCTGTGCCAGCCAGAAAGCGTGCTGTGCGAAGCGCTGGCGCGGGTGCGGAAATGGCGAAACGCCAGTCATGCCTCGGCTACGCTCGGCATGACGGCCTGA
- a CDS encoding PID-CTERM protein-sorting domain-containing protein: protein MKNLNTWRLALTAAALWLATGAASEALAQPGSGGPGPGTPTTPNPTDVPLDGGASLLLAAGAAYGLKRLRERGKV, encoded by the coding sequence ATGAAAAACCTCAACACCTGGCGCCTGGCGCTAACAGCCGCCGCGCTGTGGCTGGCCACGGGAGCTGCATCGGAGGCACTGGCGCAGCCCGGCAGCGGCGGCCCCGGCCCGGGCACGCCCACCACTCCTAATCCCACCGATGTGCCCCTCGATGGCGGTGCTTCGCTGCTGCTGGCGGCCGGCGCCGCCTATGGGCTGAAGCGCCTGCGCGAACGCGGCAAAGTTTAA
- a CDS encoding chorismate mutase, producing the protein MKSALFNRQPDDKPFLIAGPCSAETEEQVLETCERLAATGKVQALRAGIWKPRTKPSGFEGVGTRGLPWLKRASELTGLPTAVEVATAKHVEDCLAFGIDILWVGARTTGNPFSVQEIASALRGVDVPVLVKNPIHPELELWVGAVERLQKAGLTHVGLVHRGFSSYGNTDFRNAPMWHLPIEMKRRLPDLPLLCDPSHICGRRDTLAAVAQQALNLGFDGNMLESHIDPDNAWSDARQQITPEVLRALIQDLVWRHEPTHEQEFRSALAGLREQINQLDAEMMQLLGRRMAVAEQIGRYKKENDLTILQTNRWNEVLERAQRQGASVGLTQEFVAQYLAAVHLESINRQNKVMES; encoded by the coding sequence ATGAAATCCGCCTTATTCAACCGCCAGCCCGACGACAAGCCTTTCCTTATTGCCGGGCCCTGCTCGGCCGAAACCGAGGAGCAGGTGCTCGAAACCTGCGAGCGCCTGGCCGCCACTGGCAAGGTACAGGCCCTGCGCGCCGGCATCTGGAAGCCCCGCACCAAGCCTAGCGGCTTCGAGGGCGTGGGCACCCGGGGCCTGCCCTGGCTCAAGCGCGCCAGCGAGCTAACCGGCCTGCCCACGGCCGTGGAAGTGGCCACCGCCAAGCACGTGGAAGATTGCCTGGCCTTCGGCATCGACATCCTGTGGGTGGGCGCGCGCACCACCGGCAACCCGTTTTCGGTGCAGGAAATTGCCAGCGCCCTGCGCGGCGTCGACGTGCCCGTGCTGGTGAAAAACCCCATTCACCCCGAACTGGAGCTGTGGGTGGGCGCCGTGGAGCGCCTGCAAAAAGCCGGCCTCACGCACGTGGGCCTCGTGCACCGCGGCTTTTCCAGCTACGGCAACACCGATTTCCGCAATGCGCCGATGTGGCACCTGCCCATTGAAATGAAGCGCCGGCTGCCCGACTTGCCGCTGCTCTGCGACCCCAGCCACATTTGCGGCCGGCGCGACACGCTGGCCGCCGTGGCCCAGCAGGCCCTCAACCTGGGCTTCGACGGCAACATGCTGGAAAGCCACATTGACCCGGATAATGCCTGGAGCGACGCCCGGCAGCAAATCACCCCGGAAGTGCTGCGTGCCCTCATCCAAGACCTGGTGTGGCGCCACGAACCCACTCACGAGCAGGAGTTTCGCTCGGCCCTCGCCGGCCTGCGCGAGCAAATCAACCAACTCGACGCCGAAATGATGCAACTGCTGGGCCGCCGCATGGCCGTGGCGGAGCAAATTGGCCGCTACAAGAAGGAAAACGACCTCACCATCCTCCAAACCAACCGCTGGAACGAGGTGCTGGAACGCGCCCAGCGTCAAGGGGCGTCTGTGGGCCTCACACAAGAATTTGTGGCGCAATACCTGGCCGCAGTACATTTGGAATCCATCAACCGCCAGAACAAGGTGATGGAAAGCTAA
- a CDS encoding prephenate dehydrogenase, protein MTVTIIGLGLIGGSLALSLRQYGLAQHLIGVEASPAHARRAQELGLVDAIETDLPTAVRRADLVVVAVPMDAMLAVLPAVLDAVGPQHVVIDVGSTKGALLAAVVGHPRRGRFVAAHPMAGTEYSGPDAAVAGLFEGKNVVLCDTEHSDPDAVQLVEKLFQALRMRLLHLDAAAHDLHTAYVSHISHLSSFALALTVLEKEKEEQRIFDLAGGGFQSTVRLAKSAPATWVPIFRQNRLNVLDVLDEHLHQLQVLRGLLTQEDYDGLAEQIGQANRIRKMLP, encoded by the coding sequence ATGACTGTCACCATCATCGGCCTCGGCCTCATCGGCGGCTCTTTGGCCCTCAGCTTGCGGCAGTATGGGCTGGCGCAGCACCTCATCGGGGTAGAAGCAAGCCCGGCCCACGCGCGCCGCGCCCAAGAGCTGGGCTTGGTAGATGCTATCGAAACCGACCTACCCACGGCCGTGCGCCGCGCCGACCTAGTGGTGGTGGCCGTGCCCATGGACGCCATGCTCGCGGTGCTGCCCGCCGTGCTCGACGCCGTCGGGCCGCAGCACGTCGTCATCGATGTGGGCTCGACCAAAGGCGCGCTGCTGGCGGCCGTGGTCGGGCACCCGCGCCGGGGGCGCTTCGTGGCCGCGCACCCCATGGCCGGCACCGAGTATTCGGGGCCCGATGCGGCGGTGGCGGGCCTGTTCGAAGGCAAAAATGTGGTGCTATGCGACACCGAGCACAGCGACCCCGACGCCGTGCAACTAGTCGAAAAGCTGTTTCAGGCGCTGCGCATGCGGCTGCTGCACTTGGATGCGGCGGCCCACGACCTGCACACGGCCTACGTGTCGCACATCTCGCACCTCAGCTCGTTTGCGCTGGCGCTCACGGTGCTGGAAAAAGAGAAGGAGGAGCAGCGCATCTTCGATTTGGCCGGCGGCGGGTTTCAGTCGACGGTGCGGCTGGCCAAGAGCGCGCCGGCCACCTGGGTGCCCATCTTCCGCCAAAACCGGCTGAACGTGCTCGATGTGCTCGACGAGCACCTGCATCAGCTTCAAGTGCTGCGCGGGCTGCTGACGCAGGAAGATTACGACGGGCTAGCCGAGCAGATTGGGCAAGCCAACCGCATCCGCAAAATGCTGCCGTGA